Proteins encoded within one genomic window of Brassica rapa cultivar Chiifu-401-42 chromosome A09, CAAS_Brap_v3.01, whole genome shotgun sequence:
- the LOC103841569 gene encoding fatty acyl-CoA reductase 6, chloroplastic isoform X1, whose translation MAITTNVLATSNAVKLDAVTVSFISSFPGKLNHFLARRLPQSTTRRVQTSCCYRETSLKAVTLFEMPETETSSVSDGVEILRFLKGKNYLVTGAFGFLGKGKTKPKTGFSCCPSKLIFGLMFLFLFFVAVLIEKLLRVSPEIGKIFLLIKSADQESANRRLYDEIISSDLFKLLKKMHGSSYEAFMKSKLIPVTGDIGEDNLGIESVTAAKISGEIDVIISCAGRTTFDDRYDFALNVNVLGPGRLLRFGKGCKNLKLFLHFSTAYVTGKKEGTILETPLCIGENITSDLNIESELKLASEAVRKLHGSEEIKKLKELGMKRAQHYGWENTYTFTKAMGESVIHNQRGDLPVVIIRPSVIESSYKEPFPGWLQGIRMSDPIILAYGKGQISDFWGDYKSLMDIIPVDMVVNATIAAMAKHSRGVSELKVYNVTSSSHANPLRAGELMDLSHQHLCDSPFTETFMELERMKFHSSLEGFTSSAFNRIAKHEREVKNERGDAESHTALSMKGKRRLDYFVSLARTYEPYTFFQARFDDTNTKRLIQELSVEEGKMFEFDISGIDWEHYIVNVHLPGLKRELFKERSR comes from the exons ATGGCAATCACAACAAATGTCCTCGCAACAAGCAACGCTGTCAAATTGGATGCTGTAACTGTAAGCTTCATCTCTTCTTTCCCTGGCAAACTCAACCACTTCTTGGCTCGACGCTTGCCACAGTCGACGACACGTAGAGTCCAAACGTCTTGCTGTTATCGTGAAACGTCATTGAAAGCTGTGACTCTGTTTGAGATGCCTGAGACAGAAACAAGTAGTGTCAGTGACGGAGTTGAAATTTTACGTTTCTTAAAAGGAAAAAACTATCTCGTTACCGGTGCATTTGGGTTTCTTGGTAAAGGTAAGACAAAACCTAAAACAGGGTTTTCTTGTTGTCCAAGTAAACTGATTTTCGGactgatgtttttatttttattttttgttgcaGTGTTGATTGAGAAATTACTGAGGGTAAGTCCTGAGATTGGGAAGATCTTCCTTCTGATCAAATCCGCAGATCAAGAATCGGCCAACAGGAGACTCTATGATGAG ATCATAAGCTCGGATCTGTTCAAGCTTTTGAAGAAAATGCACGGGAGCTCTTACGAAGCCTTTATGAAAAGCAAGTTGATTCCAGTAACTGGAGACATTGGAGAAGACAATCTCGGGATCGAATCAGTAACAGCAGCCAAGATTAGTGGTGAGATTGATGTCATTATAAGCTGTGCTGGTCGCACGACATTTGAcgatag GTACGACTTTGCTTTGAATGTCAACGTTCTTGGACCTGGTCGGCTTTTGAGATTTGGCAAGGGCTGCAAGAATCTGAAATTATTTCTCCACTTTTCAACTG CTTATGTGACTGGTAAGAAAGAGGGAACAATACTAGAGACTCCTCTCTGCATTGGAGAAAACATAACTTCTGACTTGAACATCGAATCCGAGCTGAAACTAGCTTCAGAAGCGGTAAGAAAGTTACATGGCAGTGAAGAAATCAAGAAACTGAAAGAACTTGGTATGAAAAG AGCTCAACACTATGGCTGGGAAAACACTTACACTTTCACAAAAGCTATGGGTGAGTCTGTAATCCACAACCAAAGAGGAGATCTGCCTGTGGTGATCATAAGGCCTAGTGTTATAGAAAGCTCTTACAAGGAACCTTTCCCTGGCTGGCTCCAAGGAataag GATGAGTGATCCAATTATCTTGGCCTATGGCAAAGGCCAAATTTCTGACTTCTGGGGAGATTATAAATCTTTAATGGACATTATACCTGTTGATATGGTTGTTAACGCCACAATAGCAGCCATGGCAAAACACAGTCGTGGTGTCTCCGAGCTCAAAGTTTACAATGTCACTTCTTCATCTCATGCGAACCCCCTGCGAGCTGGCGAGTTGATGGACCTCTCTCATCAACATCTGTGTGACTCTCCATTTACAGAAACATTTATGGAGCTAGAGCGTATGAAATTCCACAGTTCCTTAGAGGGTTTCACTTCCTCTGCGTTCAACAGAATAGCAAAACATGAAAGAGAGGTTAAGAATGAAAGAGGGGATGCAGAGTCACATACCGCATTGAGCATGAAGGGAAAGAGGAGGCTGGACTATTTTGTGTCCTTGGCAAGAACATATGAGCCTTACACGTTCTTTCAAGCTCG GTTTGACGACACCAATACAAAGAGACTTATTCAGGAGCTGTCAGTGGAGGAGGGAAAGATGTTTGAGTTCGATATCAGTGGCATTGACTGGGAGCATTACATTGTGAATGTTCATCTTCCAGGTCTCAAGAGGGAACTCTTTAAGGAAAGATCCCGTTAA
- the LOC103841569 gene encoding fatty acyl-CoA reductase 6, chloroplastic isoform X2 gives MAITTNVLATSNAVKLDAVTVSFISSFPGKLNHFLARRLPQSTTRRVQTSCCYRETSLKAVTLFEMPETETSSVSDGVEILRFLKGKNYLVTGAFGFLGKVLIEKLLRVSPEIGKIFLLIKSADQESANRRLYDEIISSDLFKLLKKMHGSSYEAFMKSKLIPVTGDIGEDNLGIESVTAAKISGEIDVIISCAGRTTFDDRYDFALNVNVLGPGRLLRFGKGCKNLKLFLHFSTAYVTGKKEGTILETPLCIGENITSDLNIESELKLASEAVRKLHGSEEIKKLKELGMKRAQHYGWENTYTFTKAMGESVIHNQRGDLPVVIIRPSVIESSYKEPFPGWLQGIRMSDPIILAYGKGQISDFWGDYKSLMDIIPVDMVVNATIAAMAKHSRGVSELKVYNVTSSSHANPLRAGELMDLSHQHLCDSPFTETFMELERMKFHSSLEGFTSSAFNRIAKHEREVKNERGDAESHTALSMKGKRRLDYFVSLARTYEPYTFFQARFDDTNTKRLIQELSVEEGKMFEFDISGIDWEHYIVNVHLPGLKRELFKERSR, from the exons ATGGCAATCACAACAAATGTCCTCGCAACAAGCAACGCTGTCAAATTGGATGCTGTAACTGTAAGCTTCATCTCTTCTTTCCCTGGCAAACTCAACCACTTCTTGGCTCGACGCTTGCCACAGTCGACGACACGTAGAGTCCAAACGTCTTGCTGTTATCGTGAAACGTCATTGAAAGCTGTGACTCTGTTTGAGATGCCTGAGACAGAAACAAGTAGTGTCAGTGACGGAGTTGAAATTTTACGTTTCTTAAAAGGAAAAAACTATCTCGTTACCGGTGCATTTGGGTTTCTTGGTAAAG TGTTGATTGAGAAATTACTGAGGGTAAGTCCTGAGATTGGGAAGATCTTCCTTCTGATCAAATCCGCAGATCAAGAATCGGCCAACAGGAGACTCTATGATGAG ATCATAAGCTCGGATCTGTTCAAGCTTTTGAAGAAAATGCACGGGAGCTCTTACGAAGCCTTTATGAAAAGCAAGTTGATTCCAGTAACTGGAGACATTGGAGAAGACAATCTCGGGATCGAATCAGTAACAGCAGCCAAGATTAGTGGTGAGATTGATGTCATTATAAGCTGTGCTGGTCGCACGACATTTGAcgatag GTACGACTTTGCTTTGAATGTCAACGTTCTTGGACCTGGTCGGCTTTTGAGATTTGGCAAGGGCTGCAAGAATCTGAAATTATTTCTCCACTTTTCAACTG CTTATGTGACTGGTAAGAAAGAGGGAACAATACTAGAGACTCCTCTCTGCATTGGAGAAAACATAACTTCTGACTTGAACATCGAATCCGAGCTGAAACTAGCTTCAGAAGCGGTAAGAAAGTTACATGGCAGTGAAGAAATCAAGAAACTGAAAGAACTTGGTATGAAAAG AGCTCAACACTATGGCTGGGAAAACACTTACACTTTCACAAAAGCTATGGGTGAGTCTGTAATCCACAACCAAAGAGGAGATCTGCCTGTGGTGATCATAAGGCCTAGTGTTATAGAAAGCTCTTACAAGGAACCTTTCCCTGGCTGGCTCCAAGGAataag GATGAGTGATCCAATTATCTTGGCCTATGGCAAAGGCCAAATTTCTGACTTCTGGGGAGATTATAAATCTTTAATGGACATTATACCTGTTGATATGGTTGTTAACGCCACAATAGCAGCCATGGCAAAACACAGTCGTGGTGTCTCCGAGCTCAAAGTTTACAATGTCACTTCTTCATCTCATGCGAACCCCCTGCGAGCTGGCGAGTTGATGGACCTCTCTCATCAACATCTGTGTGACTCTCCATTTACAGAAACATTTATGGAGCTAGAGCGTATGAAATTCCACAGTTCCTTAGAGGGTTTCACTTCCTCTGCGTTCAACAGAATAGCAAAACATGAAAGAGAGGTTAAGAATGAAAGAGGGGATGCAGAGTCACATACCGCATTGAGCATGAAGGGAAAGAGGAGGCTGGACTATTTTGTGTCCTTGGCAAGAACATATGAGCCTTACACGTTCTTTCAAGCTCG GTTTGACGACACCAATACAAAGAGACTTATTCAGGAGCTGTCAGTGGAGGAGGGAAAGATGTTTGAGTTCGATATCAGTGGCATTGACTGGGAGCATTACATTGTGAATGTTCATCTTCCAGGTCTCAAGAGGGAACTCTTTAAGGAAAGATCCCGTTAA